CGGTCCCGAGGCGCTTCAGGCTGCCCTCGATGGCGCTCATGATGTGAGCGCGGGAGAGGCCCTGCTGGTTCGGACCCGTGCCGACCTTGCCGCGCACCTTCGTGGCGAGCACGACGTCTTTGCGGCGCGCGCCGAGGGCCTTGCCGAGGATCTTCTCGGACTCGCCCTCGGAGTAGACGTCAGCGGTGTCGAAGAAATTGATGCCGCTCTCGAGCGAGATTGACACGAGCTCGTCGGCCTCGGCCTGGGCCGTCTGACCAATGGGCTCGTAGAAGCCCTTCCCGCCGAATGTCATCGCTCCGAAACAGAGTTCCGAGACGTAAAGGCCAGTGCGGCCGAACAGTCTATAACGCATGCGAAATTCTCCTGAACGCAGGCCACCGGACGCCCCGGTCGGCCTGCTCACGGCGCTCACGATACGACCGGCGTGAAAGGTTGCCAGAGGGAGATTTTATCCTGGGACTGCCACCACCAGACTGAAGGCGTAGCTGATGAGGGCTTCTTTAGCCCGCGGTCCTCGCGGACCTCTGGCCCGCGCTGCGCCAGGCCCACGGCGCCCGCGTCGTCGCCCTCACCTCGCGCGGCCACCTGCGCTCGGGCGTCGACCTTGACGACCCGTTCTTCGCGCACCGCGCCGACACGGCCGATCGGCTCTGGGCGGTGAGCGAGCGCTGGACCGGCGCGCCGTTCACCTTGTGATCGGCCCGAAGAGTCGCCTCGTGCGCTCCTCGCTCTCGCCAGCCTGCGGTGAGTAGAACGTGACACGAAGCACGCGCCCGTCGGGCTCCGCCTGCGTGAGCGTCACGTAATCGAAGCGCACGAGCCCCACGTCCGAATGGAGCAATTCCTTCGAGCCCTCGCCCACCTCGACCACGTCATGGTCGCCCCACCAGCGGGCGAACTCGGGGCTCACCCGCGACAGCGCGGCCGCCAGCTCGTCGAAGGCCGAGCGGTCGGCCGAGCGCGCCGCGTCGAGGCGAAAGCGCTGCACGCTGGCTCGCGCGTTCTGCTCCCAGGCGGGTATCATGCGGCGCCTGTCCGGGTCGGTGAACAGTCTCCAGAGCCCGTTGCGGAGCGCGGGCGTGAGCTTTGAGAAATCTCCGTAGAGCCTCACCGCGGCCGTGTTCCAGGCGAGGTAATCCCAGCGCATCGTGGCCACGAGCGCCGGGAACGGGTGCACGTCGAGCACCCGCTGCAGCGCCTCGCTCACGCCGGCCGGGGCGATCAGCGGGCTCGCCGCCGGCCGCCCCTGGGCGAGCGCAAACAGGTGCGCTCGCTCGGTCGGAGTCAGCCGCAGCGCCTGCGCCAGCCGCTCGAGGAACGGCTCGGACACATGGATGTCGCGCCCCTGCTCGAGCCACGTGTACCAGCTCACCCCCACGTCGGCGAGCTGCGCGACCTCCTCGCGCCGCAGCCCCGGCGTGCGCCGCCGCGCGCCCTCGGGCAGCCCCACATCGGACGGCCGCAGCCGCGCCCGGCGGGTCCGGAGAAAGTGCCCCAGCTCGGAGCGCGGAGACGACAGGGACGCGGCGGTCACGGGCCGCAGTCTAGTGGAGTGTCCGGCAAATCGTTGGACAGAGTCGCGGAGCCCGTACTGTTCCCGGCGCAGGAGTCCGGGCGCTGGGCCTTCGACGACTATGTCCAAGAACTTCGCGGACACTCCACTAGCGCGCCGCGCGCCTCACCTCCGCCGGTGACCCCGTGAATGAGCATAGGAAGGACAGGAGCCCGCTTGGGCGTAGCG
The nucleotide sequence above comes from Cystobacter fuscus DSM 2262. Encoded proteins:
- a CDS encoding helix-turn-helix transcriptional regulator, whose amino-acid sequence is MTAASLSSPRSELGHFLRTRRARLRPSDVGLPEGARRRTPGLRREEVAQLADVGVSWYTWLEQGRDIHVSEPFLERLAQALRLTPTERAHLFALAQGRPAASPLIAPAGVSEALQRVLDVHPFPALVATMRWDYLAWNTAAVRLYGDFSKLTPALRNGLWRLFTDPDRRRMIPAWEQNARASVQRFRLDAARSADRSAFDELAAALSRVSPEFARWWGDHDVVEVGEGSKELLHSDVGLVRFDYVTLTQAEPDGRVLRVTFYSPQAGESEERTRRLFGPITR